Within Haematobia irritans isolate KBUSLIRL chromosome 2, ASM5000362v1, whole genome shotgun sequence, the genomic segment TTGGCaaggattttaaaaattctgtggAATTTGACGTCCATTTTCTTAACGGGAAGCATGCAGAGTTAAGAGCGGAAATTAATTCATTCCTGGCCTCAAAGGTAGATTCGAGATCATGACATCCGCTTAAAACATCATCGACGTACATGTCGTCTCTAATAATTTTACTGGCGATAGGATATGAAGTATAACAATCCTGTGCTAACTGCAACAGCGACCTAATTGCTAAATATGGTGCTGCATTCACACCAAAAGTTACAGTCTGAAGTTCGAAATCTTCAATTTTGTCGTTGGAATCGAAGCGGAAGAGAATTCTTTGGAAACGGGTTTCACGTGGATTAACTCTTATTTGccgatacattttttcaatatcggCACTGAAAACGAAGCGATAAAACCGCCATCTTAAAAGGAGGAGAGTCAAATCCGTTTGGAGAGTTGGACCTGGATATAGGATATCATTCAATGATGTGCCTGAAGAACTAGGACAAGAGGCATTGAAAACGACTCTTACCTTTGTTGTAGTTCTATCAGGTTTAATGACCGCGTGATGTGGAAGATAATAATGTTCAGGATATTTATTTTCGGAAAGGGTGGGAACTTTTACCATATGACCCAGTTCTAAATATTCTTGAATGACTGAATCATATTGCTTTTTCAGATCCACGTTTTTAAGCAGACGAGTTTCGTTTCTTAGAAACTGAGCACTTGCAATAGATCTTGATTGACCTAGCCGAGGAGAATCATTGGATAAAGATGGTTTAAACGGAAGGGATACAACAAATCTACCGTTTTTGTCACGGGTAGTAGTATCTGAGAATAATTTTTCGCAGAAAGAGTCGGAATCAGAGAGGTGAGGCTTTTGCGGAACTTCCTCCACCTCCCAAAAACGCTTAAGCTGTTTTTCTAAATTGGATTCTGTCAAATAAGATACCACAGtagaaaaggacgatattttGGGGTTTTGTTGGATAGGACCTGTAATTATCCATCCAAATACGGTCTCTTGTGCAACTAAGGATCCACATATATTCCGTTGGACATTTTCCAACATGATGTTGTTAAACAAATCCGCACCTATTAACAAATCAATTCGATTGCTTTCGTAAAACTGTGGGTCAGCGAGTTGAATGTTTGGAAAGTCTACCAAAATGGAAGGATTCACAGAGGTGGTTGGAAGGTCGCCTGATAGGCGCGGTACAACCAGGGCTGTAATACTAACTTCTAAGTTTGAGTCGAATCGGGGGCATATGGAAAAGTTAGCCAATTTGTTGGCCTTGGCTGTTGTGACACCGTTTAGGCCTGCAATTTCCGCTTCAATAGCTTGGAATGGTAGCTTAAGTATGTTAAAAATACGTTCAGAAATAAAAGATCCTTGAGAGCCGGAGTCAATTAAAGCCcttacgaaatattttaatcccAGATGTGTGACTTGAACGACCGCTGTACCGAGAAGTACATTATGGGAATGTGCGGCAAAACACGTTTGAATACTGTTCCCAGATGTCGAAGGGCAGAATGAAAGTGGCTCCGAATTTGAAGGATGGGAAGAAGCTTGGGGTGATGTGGACTGTATAGATTGGGCAATGGACTTTTGGACTTGTTGCTGACTTTTTATATTTGGAGTAGCAGACGTTTCTTGTGATTGTTGGATGTCACGATGTAGTAGTGTATGGTGTCTTTTAccacaagaaaaacaattatagGAGCTTTTGCATTCTTTAAGGTTATGTGCCTTAGCGAAACAGTTAGTGcataaattcagttttttaatatataatgcTCTCTCATTAGCAGTcatatttagaaattttggaCATTTGCGTATAGTGTGAGAAACATTTGCACATAAACTGCAAGATGGATTAGACGAAGAGGAAGAAATTTTAGCATGATTGCTATTAACTTTTTTGTTCAAGGGAAGATTAGGTTTCTTAGAATTCGAATGTGATTTATCAGAACTAGAAGGCGCATTGATTTCGGAAATTGTTTCCAATGTCTGGTACCGACTCGACAGAAAACAATCTAAATCTtcccatttggacaaatcttttttgtttttaatggatTGCTCCCACAATGATAGAGTGGTGCGAGGAAGTTTTGTTGAGCATACATACACAAAAATTGCATCCCAACTAGAGACATCAATGTCATACATTTTTAACGATGAAATACAGGAGTTTATATCCCTCTGAAGGCATTTGATATCGTCACTTGATTCCGCCGAAACAGTGGTGAGGTTGAAAAGTAATCGGAGTTGAGAATGGACaagcattctcttgttctcaaaTCTATCTTTGAGATTAGACCAAGCGATGTCAAACCCACTGTTTGTTAACGGGCATTTTTTAACAATGTCATGGGCTTCTCCTTCTGTCTTTTTTCTCAAATGGAAAAGTTTCTGAACTTTTGAAAGACTTGAATTTCTAATATATATGGCGGAGAACATGTCTCGGAATGAAGGCCAAGACTGATAATCCCCTCGAAATGATTCAGTGTCACAGGCTGGTAAATGGAAATTTGAAGGAGAAGGTAACGATACAGTGGGATTTGTTTGCGAACGCATGTGGATATCGGAACTAAGTTTCGAAACAATTCGAACATATATCTCGTAGGAGCTATGGAGTCTGGCATTTATACTATCTAAGTCCGGATTTCCATCATCTGAGTCTGAATCAGCTTCATTATCCTCAGCTGATTTATCCTCTTTAGATTGGCCACGATCCTTCTCCTCACTATCAAGTTGATCAATGCATTTATCATAGAGACCCTTAATTGTAGACCATATGGATTTAAGCTCTTCACGATGGACCTCTAAGGAAAAAATGGTTGAATCAGAAATAACTGCGTCAGTTAATTCCTGTTCAAACATAACCAATTTATTATTGGCGCGTATAAATCTGTCCAAGGCACTCATAATGTATAATATGAAAGAGCTTGAATTGGTTGTGGAGAAATTAACACAGAAATTGGAATAGACTAAAATTAAATATCCCGAAACAGATAGCTTCAAATGAGCTTCAACGAATCACAGAATGAATGTTCCGGCGAACTTTTGACGATTGATAATAATGgtagataaaaaatattttcctttcaTATATTTTATCAGAAAGAGGATTGAAGCACAAttgtaaacaaatatttctaatggttcgattttattttatgttaaagATGTTATTTCATCTCTTAGGATTTAAGAGTTTCCATTTCTACTTGGACTTACGTTTTCACTCATAACTGGATAACTTCTGGGGAATTTAAAAaggaaattattaatagaaacagCCAGTAATGTAATACCTTTATTGTTAAACAAAGTGGAAATTACTTGACGTCGTAGATTTAAACAGATTTTTCCAAGCGATGGGTTAGATgttcaaaacaaaaactttataaGTGGTAGTTGGCAAAAACTTCAGAATTGAACAATTGAGTGTGCGCTTACTTTCAATAAAGAaacctttttgttttttttttttctttcatatttcaGGGCCTTGACtcgataaaaaatatgaaaatatttccttGAATCGTTAACCAGTAGCGAACAGTTTGTGAAAATGTCGTAATTAGAACTTTTTTCTAGCCAGAGCTGGGAAAATGAAGATAATTGGCAGATCAACTtttcataaacaaaatttcgtttaaaaacaaaatgaggttttcaaataaagaaaatacaagAATTTCACAAAcaacataaataatttgtattgtttcttaaatatacaaaaaaaataataagtatGGAAAATACGTTCaattatgtttttcttttatggaAAGTGAAACGTGTGGGAATGTTTATTTAATTCTTGTATCGGCTTTCTATtgcgaaatttggcaaaagtgtaCTAATGTTTTTGCTCGAGTGTATAGAATCTATAACATTACTTCAATATGTTGGTAAAGTCTGGTCACCTTTATTAAAGAACGTTTTTCACCGATAATTTTCTTTCTCCAAATGGATTTATgggtttacatttaaaaaaaaagagttatGGATCATGCAacacttttaaaaaattgaggtcacgataaaaaaatcataatctgactttttgaaatatatttggtttatatttctttatattgttaagatttttcatgtatatggtttttttttatttttctgattaTCACTTTCCTCCCTTTTGGTTCTCGCATGCATAACAAATTTATCGATCTGTGGGTTATCGATGGGAACTCCGGAATGAAACGACGAACCAATTTTATAGAATGAGTGTAACTGGAAGAGAGAGTGATGAGTCGTATACTAATCGAGCACCCACTCTCTGCCTCTCTTATTAAACTGTCATACAAGAGATATATTGATAAATTGGTAATTACAATAAGGGGGAATTATAAGGCATGAGtaacattaataaaataaaaagagcaGGAATGCGaatatgtaaataattttttggagggaaaagtaaaaaatatttgcatgtATGTACGTACCACTCAAATTAAGTTATCTTTGTGGAATAAcggttaaaggttaaagtggagACTTTGACTATCTCGTTTTCTCTTTTAAGAAATCACACACTTTGTAATATATATaggttgtatatatatttttctggttATGGTTAAACACgtgtacatatatacatatgattataaatccaaattttaggTTATGTTTGATATTACCTTTCTTTCAAGTGCACTTTTTCGGTTTTAGATGGAATTTcttatgtaatatttttttgtatgtatgtacattTCTATTTTGCCTTTTGCATGGAATtttctggattttttttttttcaaagaaatgtacaaaacttttgtaaaaacatatatatgtttatatggagaacaaaaaaaactacGAGAATTCACTTGTCGTTTTAGGAAACACTAagagtattttttttgttgagaaattATGTTGGATTTTATGAGAATTATTGGCTGAGATATTGAAAttagtattttaaagaaattttagcgACTTTTTctgttttacgaaattttttataatactcttttttatataatggatttaattttctttttagaaaaaCATTTAATGAAAGGTTTTAAGTTTGTAATGAATTTCTAAACCACACTTTGTAAAATAACTTAGGAAAATTACACAGAAATTTCGCTCTTTTCTTTTtcgaaattgttaatttttcctaTTTTAAAGGAGagactttagaagaaatgtattttatgatttttacgcGAAATTTTTAGTCTCTTTGTCGCATACATATACTGAGAACATTGAAATATTCCGAATTACGTCAATTCGCTTGCCTGCCAACACTATACTAGTTCCCAAATTGAAACATACATACCATTGGAGACGAAAATGTACACAGAGACAAACCTGAGACAAATGGAATTAGTGGAGATGATTCCGTATGATGGAGTGAGATGATGAGTGATGTAGCTTTGGGGAATAAATGTTATGCAACCGGGTCCAAGTTTGTAGAAATCCGGTTCGAATGGATCATAAAATGTTGATGTGATAGGCTCAAAATGAACTTGGCTGAATGTGAATTTGGAAGGCTGCAAAACACCAACAGGAGTAGAAATGTCACTCGATTTTAGTCAAAGATTTCCTCCgaaaagaaataaagaaaacaggTGTTGTTCGTTTCAAAGATGAATCCAAAGTGAGTTTTTATTTGGTCATGAACTTAACAGCTAACATAGGATTTATTGTAGTTGCAATTTTAACGAATGCAAGGCAACGCCACCTGCATTTCAACTATATGTAGTAATTGTACTTATAGATACGTTTCTATGTAAGGGAATTCACATTATTGAcgtaaacaatatttttggctcaaaatgcttccaaacatataatatgttcacataaaacaaacatattaatgtttcggcagtatgcaataatatatgtgcttcctgcaaaatatgtttggaacatatgttaaagaagcgatttttttttgagggtgtaggggaaaaaactatacacaaatgaaacataaagattaactaaattcgtgacaTTCTTAAAATTCGTTcagatattcttaaaatttgtaatgcgcccattttgaacttcgtatggcactaaagacatttttgcaatttgaactccaattttttccttcaaactacgaaagtgaaaaataaatgaattacgtgtaataaattttcttgaaattgtcgaaaaatatttacttatttttgtgaaatcagcGTGACATCTGCGCTTATAATAGagcttagttaaatttttctacaattaaccaattttttctaaatttaatcaaaatttccctTCCTTggggggttcactgttttttgagtgtgggaAAATCATACATCAAAATTGGTATGCTACATTTACACATTATATGCATTGGATACTGACTATgatgaatttaaatttgaatgaagaaactgAAAGTATACAGTGTTTGGATATGAAGGTTTGTTGGAACTATAATAAGTGTCAAAGACAAAAACGTAGCTCCAACATTTTCCACTGAATTCCAATAATCATTCACTTGAGTTTTGGGTTATAGGTCAccgccagggctgccaataaaattttaagcaaaatcgtcacttttttcagaaaaaatcgtcataatcggcacattaatattaaaaattgtcaaaaaatcggtattataaataatattaaaataaaacatatttttggttaaaactaaaacaaaagtaTTCATTAAATTAACATGCACAACCATACatttcaccgtggtgcaatggttagcatgcccgccttgcatacacaaggtcgttggttcgattcctgcttcgaccgaacaccaaaaagtttttcagcggtggattatcccacctcagtaatgctggtgacatttctgacggtttcaaaacttctctaagtggtttcactgtattagaatttttaaattgaagttGAAGAGCAACTGTTCGGGAAGCATCTACAtgcagacaaaaatttttttcctgattcaatcatgaaattaattgatccaattaattttttaattgaaatgtcttcgatcacgaaaatgatagtatcaatcacagttttaattgggcatagcaaaaaattcttgattaaaaaattaattgatttcattagcaaatttcaataaagtttttaattgatttaattaaaaatgtaattgatgttgattgcaaaactcaattaattttttagaaaattagaaatggtaactattttcaattactttctgaattagcttaagagtttttatttgggagccaccgtggtgcaatggttagcatgcctgccttgcatacacaaggtcgtgggttcgatacctgcttcgaccgaacaccaaaaagtttttcagcggtggattatcccacctcagtaatgctggtgacatttctgacggtttcaaaacttctctaagtggtttcactgcaatgtggaatgccgttcggactcagttataaaaaggagatcccttgacattgagcttaacatggaatcggactcagtgataagagagaagttcaccaatgtggtatcacaatggactgaatagtctaagtgagcctgatacatcgggctgccacctactctaacctaacctaacctagcctgaaagaaacaagttttgacaacaaaacAAGCATTGTTAGCCTAAAATTTCGTTGGACAGAAAAGAATTTATTGTGTGTATATACCTTCAGTGTTTTACTGATGTAATTACTccatatttctagagaatagaTTTGAAAATTGCATTGCAAATCTCAAATATGTAAAACATCACGTAATGTGTTGGACTTGGTACTACTGGTGTCCTATTGTTATGGGCATTTTTTACTCGCATTTAGCACTCTAGCGATTCTGTTCATGTTTAATTAGATTTAAAGAGCCAATTTTTCATCATTTGAAGTACAGACTtcccacaatttttattttaataatgggTTTACGAATCTCTTTTGACATCATACAAAGGCTTATGGAATTTCTTATTAATAGAAACCCTCATAGTATaataataaagagaatggaattTACAATTTAATGCCACATCACCGCAGGTGGTATGATAATAAAAATACCAGGACTTTCAGTCTAAAGAAAGAGAAAATACTAAACCACTCAACTATAAGTGGTTTCCTACATTCTTCAATTATTCCATAAGCATCCAACAATTgtcctttaaaaatgttttccctCATTGACACGTATTTCATTGGGGAAGGAAGTTGAGCGAAAAAAATTACCTGAAGAGAAATGTCTATGTATGATGTTCTAATTATTCATTCAGTTTTCACATTTTCCCCTCATTAAACTTTTCTTCTAAGATCTAACGCAAACAAAGAAAGTACTACACCTTTGGCATGATCCTCTTTGACAGAAATTATTCTTGTAATTTACATTCACATTGAACCAGCTACTACCCGCTATCCCCACTCCATCTCTCAACAAGCACTTCCGACATTGCATGAGACAGGATGTTCCTGTCCTTGCCATTGATGCTCGTTGCAGTCATGGAATTCAAACCATATTCTTCATGGCATTGTTGAGAGACATTTAAAACTTTGCCGGCACTCGTACaagtgaaaattgtttgaaccaaaagcaacaacaaaaaatgttggccacagaacaacatataatttttgcagAGACATATTCCCATACCACATTACCTCACACTTTTTTtccaataattgaaaatttgtgcATGTATTTGGATATTTTATTTAGCCAGGAACgggaattaaagaaaaaatgacaaattagaTTGAAATGTTCCTTTAGATATTCAATGGATCAAATTAATTGTCTATTGCTTATGTATTTGAGTCCTTTGAGCTACGAACGAAGAGTAACCAAAGGTTATGCTTCAatgaattttcaaataaattcagTGCTAAAATGGGCAAGAAAATTATTGTAGAAACAAAATAGTTGGGTTTAGACAGaagatattttacaaaattttcgataataatGTGAAATGGTAATGGAGGTGAGTAGTGggaaaaatatgcatatatgagTACGACTATTTCACTTCAATCGCAAAACTAAGTGGTACAGTGCAACTGCACTATAATGAATATTCACGCgacaagaatttttttagatggAAACTTCATTATTCAGAAACCCCACTTGTTaactgaaataataaaaaatacttttgtcAAGCTATAGAAGCCATGTCGTAACCATTTAATTTGTCACCCCGCTTTTTGTTTCGAATCCTCAACTAGAAGCCTTTTCTGTTTAGTTCTAAATGTTCTTATTACGTATTTTTAGAATTAATATTGATCTCAGTTTTCGCCCTTATTTGAGTTGACTACCCCATTAGGAACTCCTTATCTGACTTTATTCTCGGAATGTTGGGAAAATTCATTCTTAAAAGgagttaaaaataatgaaattactTCATTGTAGGGTGTGCTTCATTTCACCATAGCTATGTTCGAATGTACATATACTAAATCTGATGATTCATTTTGTCAGaatcaaataataaaatggaTGAAAATATTTATCGCCAAAAACTCGGTCGTCAAACTTTTTCGTCTTTTCATTCATTCTGTGTATGTATGTGAGTTGGCCTACAAaagcctttttaaataaaaaaaaaatgtgtccatgGAAATAAGTCATAAATTTATGTTTGGAGTAGGATGCAGACaactttttaatatttactTGAATTTGACTATATTTAGCTCAACATTTCCAGACTTATAGTTATACCATGGCGCAGGTATCTCAACAAGCCAATGGAACTACGAAACTATATGAAGTATATGACCAGCAGATagtagaaatgtttttcaataaaaaaaaagaaattttacataTTCATGGTATTACATTCCATTCGAATCAACACGAATatggaattttatatttgtataattttgtatGAAAGTATTGTAGAAAGCAAGAGAATAAATGAATTTGAAGACAAACGCCCTGGAAATGGTAATTAAATGTAGCACATTTGGATCCATAAAAGCCAAAGAGTCGTTTGAGGCGACAAAAGAAAATCGAAGAAGGCTTTTTGGTATGTTTCAAGAATTGGAAGAATATAAGTTTGTGAAATGACGTGGCCGGCGGAGGGAGGAAAATGACCCAACTGGGTTTCCGAAGGAGGTGAGAAGCATAGCACTATTCCAATACAATAAGAAAACAGTTAGTAAAGTAGTGCAATTTCTGACGAGGTACAATTCCTTCAACGTTCATTTACTCGGTAATGATCTCGAAACCGCAAAGGAGACATGATACCGAACCTGATAGCAAGGGTCGGAATACACTTTACGTTGAGGACTTTACTGAGTTCTCcaattagaaaaatttggtgAGAACATATAGATATTATGAGAGTGCTCCGAATGCCGACATAGATGTATGTCTTCTCGGTTTCATCTTAACCTAATATTAGTATTTTAGCTTATACTATTGTCTAAACAAAACACTTCCagtatttcgaaatattttgtcaGCCCTGAAGtgattttatattgttttcgtTTCACAAAACTTGTTCACACAACATCGAAAATTCACTATCAACTTTCAGCTGCATCTATGTCAGCAAGAGCAGGATGTAGGAATAAAATGACAATCCTTTTACATTATTAACAGACTACTCACAGTTTGCCATACATACACCTGCTGAACACAGTTAAagtttacaataatttttttcgaaaatggataacatttgttttatatttcctTTCAGAGAATTGTAAACAGAAATATGGAGACAGTAGAACCAGTCTAAGCTATTGGGAAGACATGCAATGAAGGGCATACCTGCGACAAGTACAAAGATTATGATTTAAACTCGGTTTCTCATGAgtatcaaatgttttttttttaatgaatactaAGCTACGAGTACTGCAGATTACATTTATGTGTATTTCAGAGATCATCGactagcaaaaatttatataattagcGGTTTTATCGATAGCAACCCGTTTAAATGAACATTTAGAAAACGAACATAACTATATCTGTAAGGACATTTAGCCGCTTAGTACAGCTAATACAACGACCCATTAAAAAAATAGCTtcgaaaaaagtagtttggatccccaacttgTTGCAAGGCATAACTTTTTAAttacttctcgagatgttctttattagtatgaatgaaaaaataaagaacacaggttcaaatctcactagGGGTAAACAGTGTAAAACATAATGAATGTTTTTATGgcgtatatttttgtagaaatattttttttttcatttaaactcAACAAATGTAAAATCCtagtaatttgcaaaacattctcaaaagaaattccatggaagtgaaaaagtcaataggCATAGGTTTAAATCCCCACGgaggtgaaaatttttattttattttcattatttttttactttttggttaattttctattctttttgtgGTCATTTAATTgtcacaaatttaaattttgactttaaacaGCCAAGTAACGACTGGTCGAAAATAACTTCTTTGGAAGTGGCAAAAAATTGATGAAGAAACCTGGAATGgtcttaaaaagaaatgtttgttaacaacttccattttgttttttgcttatgACGGATacaaaaactaaaatcaatatattttttgaatGATAGCAGAAATGTTCCCAGATTTGCTGGTTATTTGCTTCCAACCTGATGAAATGTCTATGTCTGATGAtggtatttaatttatttattttacataaAATATCTTGTGCATCACGAGCTAGCATAGACTACTATTGaactagattagattagatataGTTGCAGCCCGTTGCTTAAGACCCCCAACGGAAATATCCCCCAAAACTATTTTTGGGGACTATGTCCTACCTTAAGGCGGTCATAACGCATatttttagtttgggctttatgtcctccgcCATCACGTGATATGACCGGTCGCCACTTGAATGTTGTCCGATTCTTTGGTTCACTTAATGACAAGGCACCTTCGTTTTATAGACGAATCCGAAAGGAGCTGACACTACTAAGAGAAGCATtaaacactcaaaaatgtcagCAGCATTTCTGAGGCTGAAACTTAGATAGACTCTTTGTATGAAAGGTGAGCATGCTAAGCATTACACCACAAGGGCTTATGTGTCACGGTGGATAATTGTTGAACTAATTCTATTATAAATGTAATGCTCTTCGAAATTATATTACCCCAGtatgttgtttttaattaattggttTTAATTTCAATGTTAAAAAGTAGTCAATCTTAAAAGGTATCCACTGTAATACATTGtagcaatttttgttttcacagGACTGTTATGTTTTATACATggtattttatttccaaaacttTTGTGCGATAACAAAAACCACTTCAAGAGATTAAACTTTTTGCAA encodes:
- the LOC142225329 gene encoding uncharacterized protein LOC142225329, coding for MSALDRFIRANNKLVMFEQELTDAVISDSTIFSLEVHREELKSIWSTIKGLYDKCIDQLDSEEKDRGQSKEDKSAEDNEADSDSDDGNPDLDSINARLHSSYEIYVRIVSKLSSDIHMRSQTNPTVSLPSPSNFHLPACDTESFRGDYQSWPSFRDMFSAIYIRNSSLSKVQKLFHLRKKTEGEAHDIVKKCPLTNSGFDIAWSNLKDRFENKRMLVHSQLRLLFNLTTVSAESSDDIKCLQRDINSCISSLKMYDIDVSSWDAIFVYVCSTKLPRTTLSLWEQSIKNKKDLSKWEDLDCFLSSRYQTLETISEINAPSSSDKSHSNSKKPNLPLNKKVNSNHAKISSSSSNPSCSLCANVSHTIRKCPKFLNMTANERALYIKKLNLCTNCFAKAHNLKECKSSYNCFSCGKRHHTLLHRDIQQSQETSATPNIKSQQQVQKSIAQSIQSTSPQASSHPSNSEPLSFCPSTSGNSIQTCFAAHSHNVLLGTAVVQVTHLGLKYFVRALIDSGSQGSFISERIFNILKLPFQAIEAEIAGLNGVTTAKANKLANFSICPRFDSNLEVSITALVVPRLSGDLPTTSVNPSILVDFPNIQLADPQFYESNRIDLLIGADLFNNIMLENVQRNICGSLVAQETVFGWIITGPIQQNPKISSFSTVVSYLTESNLEKQLKRFWEVEEVPQKPHLSDSDSFCEKLFSDTTTRDKNGRFVVSLPFKPSLSNDSPRLGQSRSIASAQFLRNETRLLKNVDLKKQYDSVIQEYLELGHMVKVPTLSENKYPEHYYLPHHAVIKPDRTTTKVRVVFNASCPSSSGTSLNDILYPGPTLQTDLTLLLLRWRFYRFVFSADIEKMYRQIRVNPRETRFQRILFRFDSNDKIEDFELQTVTFGVNAAPYLAIRSLLQLAQDCYTSYPIASKIIRDDMYVDDVLSGCHDLESTFEARNELISALNSACFPLRKWTSNSTEFLKSLPKEHILKQDFLVFDDSSQTKTLGVKWNAMSDCFLFDIQASPPNPKYTKRQVLSEISKIFDPAGWLAPIVILAKILMRDVWLSKVDWDDDITPKCFNGWVKFLENFSSTKSIQIPRWVSYSPKCNIQFHAFCDASENAYAAAIYTRIQFEDNSVCVNLLTSKSRVSPVKSLSIPRLELCGATLLADIVESVIPSMKIPEYEVFKWTDSTIVLSWLRKPACHWKTFVANRVSLISNKVGIDNWFHVDTQSNPADLASRGVYPNELIDNPLWWHGPYWLAQPPSCWPLCQDILTDTNLEQKAIKVHVATDSNQRDIVERFSSFPRAIRVISYIFRFIYRIHPKYRNSCVNYSTDLTVDEIKNTKNRLILLTQAKYFPNVVESLRKKEMLSKSCAILNLNPFLDEIGIIRAFGRLAYSPSLSYDERYPIILPYNGHLSRLIVKFTHLLCLHGGNQQVLNLVRLQFWIPKLKNLIKSIIHQCKVCVLYKKKLQKQLMAALPPARTTLKRPFYNTGIDFSGPFNIKSFSGRGSKISKGYVCVFVCFATKAIHLEATSCLSTPAFLAAFHRFISRRGCPQNVYSDNGTNFTGASREIAKNFVEASKSNLVSHFVHQQLSWHFIPPGAPHMGGLWEAGVKSFKNHFKKISGNFTYTFEEFCTLLAKIEACMNSRPISIASEDPQDLNPLTPGHFLTGGPILAPPEPCYDTHPESVVNRWQRVKVLQQHFCQRWKMEYLKELHKRNKWKTPQNNIEIDSVVVVREENLPPSEWRIGRVTKLYPGKDNRVRVADIYTTKGVLTRPIVKLVILPTK